The region CGAAAAGGTTACTGAGTTACAGCACATCCTAATAATGTGTGTGGAAGGAAATGTGGACTTATCTTTTTactatattttatatgtatttacttatgATTTACTATTTAGAAAGTAGATCTCCAAATCTGTATAATCAGATAAATCATACCAATTCTATTGTTTACGTTCAGAAATCTAAGgtcatattattacataatacctcatgcattttttcagatgtCTTATTTTAAGCATATGGAAAAAAGACAGGGAAAGAATGATGTAACAGTCTACATTAGTGttagtaaataaaacaaaaaaacaaaaatgtgtggAATAATAcaggaaatatatatttataaatggaATTGAAAATACAGTCAGGATTTgtgaaaaataattagaatttgTAATGAACCAAAAGATGGATCATATGTACTTcaatacaaacaagaaaaaaatgtctctGTTAAAAAATCTAAACTACTTGAACTGTCCCTGGAGACAGTACTGTGGGGGCTGAACTGTTTAACAGCTGCCTTGTTCCAATGTCTTgttgaaaagaaaactgaagtaTTTTTAATTGCTTGAGACCCTTCACCTTGGGAATATCTGGAACTATGGCACAACcccagaagaaagagaacattaaaacttCCTTAGTTAAAGTACAGTAGTTTTGTTTCAATATTGTGTGCGGAACTTATCTAATATGAAACTATCAAAATAGCAAAGGTTTTCAGACGGTggcccatttttttaaatgatttattaaaataaatcaacagCTCTTAAAACAGTTGCGTTTGGGGCTGACTATGATATTGCAAGGATTTTTCTATGGCAGTCTGAAATGGGGAAGGGTAGGTTTTATTAACatgatattttgaaaagtgatttCCAGCCAGTGAAGTTTAGAATTCTCTGAATATCTAATACCAATGACTGGATTTGGGCAAACAAAATGCTATACTGTAGATTGTTAACCAAGTGCATTTTGATCAATCAAAGTTTACTTTGTTTCACTCAGGACTCAACAAACTGAGCACGTCTAACaacaccttacagtatattaactcaGGGGTCTGCAGCCCTGGTACTGGAGAACCACAGTACTGCTCATTTAAAGGTTCATAAACAGAGTCATGTAAAGCACCTACTGTaattaggtactgtaactgatcAATTTCATTCAAAGCTTGACTGGAATAAAAACCAGAAGATACTGCAGCTCTCTATCACCAGAGTTGGAGACCCCTACACTAACTGAAGCACAACGACACCCTTACCCTGACGTATCCACCAAATATCCGCCAATCTAAATTTATCCAGCATCACACAGAGAAACATTTTAGCTTTGGGTTTGCTTGTAGGCAACCTGCatattactgtaaatgcagaaaattGACATtgtgtaattactgtacattcaatcAAAATTACAGATGCAGTCGTAACTTTGAGTGCTTCATAAAGTGCTGACAGGACTTCATTTTGCTaggaaaagaaaacagccaacaaaaacacaaaacaggaaaGTTATAGCAGAAGTAATTTGTTAAATTACACACAGCATATATCATATCTGCATACCCTCCAGatagaaaataaatgataaaggtATAATGTGTGTACAAGCAGGGTGATATCTCCCCTAGTCAACCCCTTACACTACACACAAATCTCACTCCCCAATGCAACATAGAATGcatataattatatacagtacattatatttaaGTAGAATTATATAGATTTTCAGTACTCAAACATgtaatactactgtacattggagtaaaacaaaaaagctttttttacaataaaattatTGTTAAAACATTGCTACAATTTTAGTCACTTTAAAAAAGTCCAGCTGTTGCTCCATCTCATAACTTCTTTGAAGAAGACAATCCTAGATTCTAATCTTCAGATTTATTGTTAATGACGAAGACGTTCCACAGTGCATAAACTTTAATGTCTTACAAGAAACTTCAAAGTAAGTGCTCCAGAAAGTAATAATTAAAGATTAACCGTTAGTGCTATTGTTCAGCCAGATAAAAGTCTGCAAATATAAACTCGAACATCACAAGGAAACAGTGAAGATTCTCTATGCCGTAGCCCCACACAGTCTGGATACAGGGGGAACATCTTTCGAGTCCGAGTCCGGTCTCCCCGAGACCACAAATGGCCACGTCtgttaaaagaaacacaaatcaTTGTGAATGATATGACCCTGTTCGTGTATtgcacttttgtatttttttttaatagatgtGGAATAACTTTCTAAACAAAGCGCACTTTTAAAAGTGCAACTATGCATTACCAGCTTAACATCATAATACTGTATGACGGAGAATAAAGACAATCACAACATTAAATTAACtaaagtttaataataataataataataataaaaggagCATCTTACCAAGCTTACAGGATGCACGAAGCTGTTCTCATACCTGTCTTCTTGCAGGAGCTGTCTGAGATGTGCGATGTAGCTTGAGGCCAGTCGAAGCGTGTCCAGTTTAGAGAGTTTTGTGTCTGGTGGTACCCAGGGCAGACTGGTTTTCAACCGTGAAAAGGCTTTGCTGAGCACCCGCATCCTCGCTCTCTCCCTCGCATTGGCTGCGTTTCTCTGAGACTGCTTACAATCCTTGTGGCTTTTGGAAATCTGGCTTTTACTGGGTCCCAGTCTGCCCCGTTTTTTCTTCATGGCGCTGTTGCCGCAGTCTGTACCGGACTCGTTTTCCGAATTTTCTGCGGAATTGTACAAAACTTTAGCAGACCCATCCCGTCCGGAGCTCCTGTAGTGAAGATCCAATCCATGAATAACCAACTCTTGAATGTCCTCAGTATCACTGACTGAGCCAGTAGACATTGCACTAGCTCTGTGGTGGTCAAATGCCGGAGAGAAATGATCTCACTCTtttaagtatatactgtatgcttgaaACAGACCATAGATGAAGGAACCTTTCCTTGGAAGACCTCTTTCTGAACTTTGATAACTACACTTATCTGGTTTTGACAgcaccatttattttaattccacAGACCGAACCATTAAGATCAAGCGCAAGTACAGTAgttcaaaataactttttttaaaacgccGAATCTTCCTGAAATAATTTAACATGCCtatataatattgtatattaCCCTTTGTACGTTTTCGATATTCAAATACAATATTCAAAACatgaatatttaaaacacatcatcattttagtttctgtttcaTTATGGTATATTCCAAGGCATACAGTACCTTCAACTTGGGAACCCACTCCAAACTTAACTATTTCGATACTGGGAACTCAGTTTCTCATTCAGTGAAAGTCACTCTGCGGTGTCTGTTGGCTTGAAACTCCCACCGCCTTAATATAAACCTCATAAATTATAAGGTAGTTATAATTGTGTTTGCATAATGGTATAGCTTCTTCTGCAACCTTTATTGATAGCTTTAGGTTGAGGTAATAGTGCTGTTTTCCCtctacagtataacaaaaaACTAAGGCGAATGTGGAAAGAGTTAATAAACTATTATGTCAATGCGCTACAGCAAAAAGTATAATGACGTTATGTATTTCTGTATATGCGCTATTTCACAAAATGAACTACTGCCGTTACTTCTAACAGCAACTTTTATAATGGTTTAGCATGTGGATGAAGTAGACAACACCATGAAAGCCCTGTagatttatgatttttttacatgtacagtaaactgAAATTGTCCGCCCTTTATCtgttgttatatacagtatattacaatgtTTCAActttttatt is a window of Lepisosteus oculatus isolate fLepOcu1 chromosome 6, fLepOcu1.hap2, whole genome shotgun sequence DNA encoding:
- the LOC102687160 gene encoding musculin, encoding MSTGSVSDTEDIQELVIHGLDLHYRSSGRDGSAKVLYNSAENSENESGTDCGNSAMKKKRGRLGPSKSQISKSHKDCKQSQRNAANARERARMRVLSKAFSRLKTSLPWVPPDTKLSKLDTLRLASSYIAHLRQLLQEDRYENSFVHPVSLTWPFVVSGRPDSDSKDVPPVSRLCGATA